Proteins from one Primulina huaijiensis isolate GDHJ02 chromosome 18, ASM1229523v2, whole genome shotgun sequence genomic window:
- the LOC140964423 gene encoding BEL1-like homeodomain protein 2 isoform X1 → MGISTPPTPVCVNSRIRGYNSIRYSDKQSLLNSMSQDYQQAGTFSFSNGSFERSQQEQQQRMAQQIRKDKLRMQGFEPPPPLVGMEEEEESGGVLPVYETAGMLQEMFNFPSGGVGTAAELLENQISQEHRIPRTFPPTGPASAADWFLHRQAIVGCGGLGDSKNQHNQISDINADSAAVMQLFLMNPQQQRSPSPSRSQNPLPNSSTIHMLLPNQSSSPSNLQAFHNAPGGGYGQFDWIPNSGNITNPNEIPGVVEGQGLSLSLSSSLQQFEAAKAEEMRMEDGGMLFFGKGGGSTSATYRFKNMVAGGGGGGTLRFQGGVDQNHQSHDGLGSHFGAVNILRNSKYSKAAQELLEEFCSVGRGQFKKIKFKTNPSSGGAAGGGNSSSPSKDLPPLSAADRVEHQKKKVKLLSMLDEVDRRYNHYCEQMQMVVNSFDMVMGFGAAVSYTCLAQKAMSWHFRCLKDAISAQIKQTCELLGDKDAGTSCITKGETPRLRILEQSLRQQRAFHHMGIMEQEAWRPQRGLPERSVNILRAWLFEHFLHPYPGDADKHLLARQTGLSRNQVSNWFINARVRLWKPMVEEMYQQESKEEAEESQRDHSSSSSAAGAHISTNAQTPKSHSATTPAAAVFTPPPGKRSEISATENDPSFMEINRQRFPETQAMISGNMPFTASHSVAPPESDAPSRNHADVESTLRGLGVSAGDVSLTLGLRHAGNISEKNPFSGC, encoded by the exons ATGGGAATATCTACGCCTCCAACACCAGTTTGTGTTAACTCTCGAATAAGAGGTTATAATTCAATTCGATATTCGGACAAGCAAAGTTTGTTGAATTCTATGTCCCAGGATTATCAACAAGCTGGTACCTTCAGCTTCTCGAATGGATCATTCGAGAGATCCCAACAAGAACAGCAGCAGCGCATGGCGCAGCAGATCCGGAAGGACAAACTGAGGATGCAAGGATTCGAACCACCGCCGCCTTTAGTTGGcatggaagaagaagaagaatccggAGGAGTTCTTCCGGTTTATGAAACTGCGGGTATGTTACAAGAAATGTTCAATTTCCCCTCGGGTGGCGTCGGAACGGCTGCTGAATTGCTGGAGAATCAGATTTCGCAGGAACATCGAATTCCCAGAACTTTTCCTCCTACCGGGCCCGCCTCCGCTGCCGATTGGTTCCTACACCGGCAAGCGATCGTCGGTTGTGGTGGACTCGGAGATTCCAAGAATCAGCATAATCAGATTTCAGACATTAATGCTGATTCAGCGGCAGTCATGCAGCTTTTCTTGATGAATCCACAGCAGCAAAGGTCACCTTCACCTTCTCGGTCGCAAAATCCTCTTCCTAATTCTTCGACCATTCACATGCTGCTTCCAAATCAGTCTTCCTCTCCTTCAAATCTCCAAGCTTTTCATAATGCACCAGGCGGGGGCTACGGCCAATTCGATTGGATTCCGAACAGCGGAAACATAACCAACCCTAATGAGATTCCAGGAGTTGTGGAAGGACAAGGGCTTTCTTTATCATTATCTTCTTCATTACAACAATTCGAAGCTGCAAAGGCCGAAGAAATGAGGATGGAAGACGGGGGGATGTTGTTTTTCGGGAAGGGGGGAGGATCAACTTCTGCAACATATCGGTTCAAGAATATGGTTGCAGGCGGCGGCGGTGGCGGGACGTTGCGTTTTCAAGGCGGAGTTGATCAGAACCACCAGTCGCACGACGGTCTGGGGTCTCATTTTGGAGCGGTCAATATTCTACGAAATTCAAAGTACTCCAAGGCAGCTCAAGAGTTGCTGGAAGAGTTCTGTAGCGTCGGTAGGGGTCAGTTcaagaaaatcaaattcaaaacaAACCCTAGTTCAGGCGGAGCTGCAGGTGGTGGGAATTCATCCTCTCCTTCAAAAGATCTCCCTCCATTATCAGCCGCTGACAGGGTTGAGCATCAGAAAAAAAAGGTCAAACTATTGTCCATGCTTGACGAG GTGGATAGACGATACAACCACTACTGCGAGCAAATGCAAATGGTTGTGAACTCATTCGACATGGTGATGGGTTTTGGGGCGGCGGTTTCGTACACCTGTCTCGCACAGAAGGCGATGTCTTGGCATTTTCGGTGCCTGAAAGACGCTATTTCAGCCCAAATAAAGCAGACATGTGAACTTTTAGGCGACAAAGATGCCGGCACATCGTGCATAACGAAAGGCGAGACACCGAGGCTGAGAATTCTTGAACAAAGCCTGAGGCAACAAAGAGCATTTCATCATATGGGAATAATGGAACAAGAAGCATGGAGACCTCAAAGAGGCTTGCCTGAAAGATCTGTGAACATTTTGAGAGCATGGCTTTTCGAGCATTTTCTGCATCC GTACCCTGGTGATGCAGATAAGCATCTGCTGGCCCGACAGACTGGCTTATCGAGAAACCAG GTTTCAAACTGGTTTATTAATGCCAGGGTACGGTTATGGAAACCCATGGTGGAGGAGATGTATCAACAAGAATCCAAAGAAGAGGCAGAAGAAAGTCAGCGGGACcatagcagcagcagcagcgctGCAGGTGCCCACATCAGTACTAATGCACAAACTCCGAAATCTCACTCGGCCACTACTCCCGCCGCCGCCGTATTTACTCCTCCTCCTGGCAAAAGATCAGAAATCAGTGCCACCGAAAACGATCCTTCCTTCATGGAAATCAATAGGCAACGCTTCCCGGAAACCCAGGCCATGATTAGCGGGAACATGCCATTCACCGCCTCCCACTCGGTGGCGCCGCCTGAGTCCGACGCTCCAAGCCGGAATCATGCAGACGTGGAGTCAACCCTCAGGGGGCTTGGGGTTAGTGCGGGTGACGTGTCATTGACGTTGGGGCTGCGTCATGCCGGTAACATATCGGAGAAGAATCCTTTCTCGGGTTGTTAG
- the LOC140964423 gene encoding BEL1-like homeodomain protein 2 isoform X3: MGISTPPTPVCVNSRIRGYNSIRYSDKQSLLNSMSQDYQQAGTFSFSNGSFERSQQEQQQRMAQQIRKDKLRMQGFEPPPPLVGMEEEEESGGVLPVYETAGMLQEMFNFPSGGVGTAAELLENQISQEHRIPRTFPPTGPASAADWFLHRQAIVGCGGLGDSKNQHNQISDINADSAAVMQLFLMNPQQQRSPSPSRSQNPLPNSSTIHMLLPNQSSSPSNLQAFHNAPGGGYGQFDWIPNSGNITNPNEIPGVVEGQGLSLSLSSSLQQFEAAKAEEMRMEDGGMLFFGKGGGSTSATYRFKNMVAGGGGGGTLRFQGGVDQNHQSHDGLGSHFGAVNILRNSKYSKAAQELLEEFCSVGRGQFKKIKFKTNPSSGGAAGGGNSSSPSKDLPPLSAADRVEHQKKKVKLLSMLDEVDRRYNHYCEQMQMVVNSFDMVMGFGAAVSYTCLAQKAMSWHFRCLKDAISAQIKQTCELLGDKDAGTSCITKGETPRLRILEQSLRQQRAFHHMGIMEQEAWRPQRGLPERSVNILRAWLFEHFLHPYPGDADKHLLARQTGLSRNQGTVMETHGGGDVSTRIQRRGRRKSAGP; this comes from the exons ATGGGAATATCTACGCCTCCAACACCAGTTTGTGTTAACTCTCGAATAAGAGGTTATAATTCAATTCGATATTCGGACAAGCAAAGTTTGTTGAATTCTATGTCCCAGGATTATCAACAAGCTGGTACCTTCAGCTTCTCGAATGGATCATTCGAGAGATCCCAACAAGAACAGCAGCAGCGCATGGCGCAGCAGATCCGGAAGGACAAACTGAGGATGCAAGGATTCGAACCACCGCCGCCTTTAGTTGGcatggaagaagaagaagaatccggAGGAGTTCTTCCGGTTTATGAAACTGCGGGTATGTTACAAGAAATGTTCAATTTCCCCTCGGGTGGCGTCGGAACGGCTGCTGAATTGCTGGAGAATCAGATTTCGCAGGAACATCGAATTCCCAGAACTTTTCCTCCTACCGGGCCCGCCTCCGCTGCCGATTGGTTCCTACACCGGCAAGCGATCGTCGGTTGTGGTGGACTCGGAGATTCCAAGAATCAGCATAATCAGATTTCAGACATTAATGCTGATTCAGCGGCAGTCATGCAGCTTTTCTTGATGAATCCACAGCAGCAAAGGTCACCTTCACCTTCTCGGTCGCAAAATCCTCTTCCTAATTCTTCGACCATTCACATGCTGCTTCCAAATCAGTCTTCCTCTCCTTCAAATCTCCAAGCTTTTCATAATGCACCAGGCGGGGGCTACGGCCAATTCGATTGGATTCCGAACAGCGGAAACATAACCAACCCTAATGAGATTCCAGGAGTTGTGGAAGGACAAGGGCTTTCTTTATCATTATCTTCTTCATTACAACAATTCGAAGCTGCAAAGGCCGAAGAAATGAGGATGGAAGACGGGGGGATGTTGTTTTTCGGGAAGGGGGGAGGATCAACTTCTGCAACATATCGGTTCAAGAATATGGTTGCAGGCGGCGGCGGTGGCGGGACGTTGCGTTTTCAAGGCGGAGTTGATCAGAACCACCAGTCGCACGACGGTCTGGGGTCTCATTTTGGAGCGGTCAATATTCTACGAAATTCAAAGTACTCCAAGGCAGCTCAAGAGTTGCTGGAAGAGTTCTGTAGCGTCGGTAGGGGTCAGTTcaagaaaatcaaattcaaaacaAACCCTAGTTCAGGCGGAGCTGCAGGTGGTGGGAATTCATCCTCTCCTTCAAAAGATCTCCCTCCATTATCAGCCGCTGACAGGGTTGAGCATCAGAAAAAAAAGGTCAAACTATTGTCCATGCTTGACGAG GTGGATAGACGATACAACCACTACTGCGAGCAAATGCAAATGGTTGTGAACTCATTCGACATGGTGATGGGTTTTGGGGCGGCGGTTTCGTACACCTGTCTCGCACAGAAGGCGATGTCTTGGCATTTTCGGTGCCTGAAAGACGCTATTTCAGCCCAAATAAAGCAGACATGTGAACTTTTAGGCGACAAAGATGCCGGCACATCGTGCATAACGAAAGGCGAGACACCGAGGCTGAGAATTCTTGAACAAAGCCTGAGGCAACAAAGAGCATTTCATCATATGGGAATAATGGAACAAGAAGCATGGAGACCTCAAAGAGGCTTGCCTGAAAGATCTGTGAACATTTTGAGAGCATGGCTTTTCGAGCATTTTCTGCATCC GTACCCTGGTGATGCAGATAAGCATCTGCTGGCCCGACAGACTGGCTTATCGAGAAACCAG GGTACGGTTATGGAAACCCATGGTGGAGGAGATGTATCAACAAGAATCCAAAGAAGAGGCAGAAGAAAGTCAGCGGGACcatag
- the LOC140964423 gene encoding BEL1-like homeodomain protein 2 isoform X2, protein MGISTPPTPVCVNSRIRGYNSIRYSDKQSLLNSMSQDYQQAGTFSFSNGSFERSQQEQQQRMAQQIRKDKLRMQGFEPPPPLVGMEEEEESGGVLPVYETAGMLQEMFNFPSGGVGTAAELLENQISQEHRIPRTFPPTGPASAADWFLHRQAIVGCGGLGDSKNQHNQISDINADSAAVMQLFLMNPQQQRSPSPSRSQNPLPNSSTIHMLLPNQSSSPSNLQAFHNAPGGGYGQFDWIPNSGNITNPNEIPGVVEGQGLSLSLSSSLQQFEAAKAEEMRMEDGGMLFFGKGGGSTSATYRFKNMVAGGGGGGTLRFQGGVDQNHQSHDGLGSHFGAVNILRNSKYSKAAQELLEEFCSVGRGQFKKIKFKTNPSSGGAAGGGNSSSPSKDLPPLSAADRVEHQKKKVDRRYNHYCEQMQMVVNSFDMVMGFGAAVSYTCLAQKAMSWHFRCLKDAISAQIKQTCELLGDKDAGTSCITKGETPRLRILEQSLRQQRAFHHMGIMEQEAWRPQRGLPERSVNILRAWLFEHFLHPYPGDADKHLLARQTGLSRNQVSNWFINARVRLWKPMVEEMYQQESKEEAEESQRDHSSSSSAAGAHISTNAQTPKSHSATTPAAAVFTPPPGKRSEISATENDPSFMEINRQRFPETQAMISGNMPFTASHSVAPPESDAPSRNHADVESTLRGLGVSAGDVSLTLGLRHAGNISEKNPFSGC, encoded by the exons ATGGGAATATCTACGCCTCCAACACCAGTTTGTGTTAACTCTCGAATAAGAGGTTATAATTCAATTCGATATTCGGACAAGCAAAGTTTGTTGAATTCTATGTCCCAGGATTATCAACAAGCTGGTACCTTCAGCTTCTCGAATGGATCATTCGAGAGATCCCAACAAGAACAGCAGCAGCGCATGGCGCAGCAGATCCGGAAGGACAAACTGAGGATGCAAGGATTCGAACCACCGCCGCCTTTAGTTGGcatggaagaagaagaagaatccggAGGAGTTCTTCCGGTTTATGAAACTGCGGGTATGTTACAAGAAATGTTCAATTTCCCCTCGGGTGGCGTCGGAACGGCTGCTGAATTGCTGGAGAATCAGATTTCGCAGGAACATCGAATTCCCAGAACTTTTCCTCCTACCGGGCCCGCCTCCGCTGCCGATTGGTTCCTACACCGGCAAGCGATCGTCGGTTGTGGTGGACTCGGAGATTCCAAGAATCAGCATAATCAGATTTCAGACATTAATGCTGATTCAGCGGCAGTCATGCAGCTTTTCTTGATGAATCCACAGCAGCAAAGGTCACCTTCACCTTCTCGGTCGCAAAATCCTCTTCCTAATTCTTCGACCATTCACATGCTGCTTCCAAATCAGTCTTCCTCTCCTTCAAATCTCCAAGCTTTTCATAATGCACCAGGCGGGGGCTACGGCCAATTCGATTGGATTCCGAACAGCGGAAACATAACCAACCCTAATGAGATTCCAGGAGTTGTGGAAGGACAAGGGCTTTCTTTATCATTATCTTCTTCATTACAACAATTCGAAGCTGCAAAGGCCGAAGAAATGAGGATGGAAGACGGGGGGATGTTGTTTTTCGGGAAGGGGGGAGGATCAACTTCTGCAACATATCGGTTCAAGAATATGGTTGCAGGCGGCGGCGGTGGCGGGACGTTGCGTTTTCAAGGCGGAGTTGATCAGAACCACCAGTCGCACGACGGTCTGGGGTCTCATTTTGGAGCGGTCAATATTCTACGAAATTCAAAGTACTCCAAGGCAGCTCAAGAGTTGCTGGAAGAGTTCTGTAGCGTCGGTAGGGGTCAGTTcaagaaaatcaaattcaaaacaAACCCTAGTTCAGGCGGAGCTGCAGGTGGTGGGAATTCATCCTCTCCTTCAAAAGATCTCCCTCCATTATCAGCCGCTGACAGGGTTGAGCATCAGAAAAAAAAG GTGGATAGACGATACAACCACTACTGCGAGCAAATGCAAATGGTTGTGAACTCATTCGACATGGTGATGGGTTTTGGGGCGGCGGTTTCGTACACCTGTCTCGCACAGAAGGCGATGTCTTGGCATTTTCGGTGCCTGAAAGACGCTATTTCAGCCCAAATAAAGCAGACATGTGAACTTTTAGGCGACAAAGATGCCGGCACATCGTGCATAACGAAAGGCGAGACACCGAGGCTGAGAATTCTTGAACAAAGCCTGAGGCAACAAAGAGCATTTCATCATATGGGAATAATGGAACAAGAAGCATGGAGACCTCAAAGAGGCTTGCCTGAAAGATCTGTGAACATTTTGAGAGCATGGCTTTTCGAGCATTTTCTGCATCC GTACCCTGGTGATGCAGATAAGCATCTGCTGGCCCGACAGACTGGCTTATCGAGAAACCAG GTTTCAAACTGGTTTATTAATGCCAGGGTACGGTTATGGAAACCCATGGTGGAGGAGATGTATCAACAAGAATCCAAAGAAGAGGCAGAAGAAAGTCAGCGGGACcatagcagcagcagcagcgctGCAGGTGCCCACATCAGTACTAATGCACAAACTCCGAAATCTCACTCGGCCACTACTCCCGCCGCCGCCGTATTTACTCCTCCTCCTGGCAAAAGATCAGAAATCAGTGCCACCGAAAACGATCCTTCCTTCATGGAAATCAATAGGCAACGCTTCCCGGAAACCCAGGCCATGATTAGCGGGAACATGCCATTCACCGCCTCCCACTCGGTGGCGCCGCCTGAGTCCGACGCTCCAAGCCGGAATCATGCAGACGTGGAGTCAACCCTCAGGGGGCTTGGGGTTAGTGCGGGTGACGTGTCATTGACGTTGGGGCTGCGTCATGCCGGTAACATATCGGAGAAGAATCCTTTCTCGGGTTGTTAG